The Gasterosteus aculeatus chromosome 17, fGasAcu3.hap1.1, whole genome shotgun sequence genome includes a window with the following:
- the LOC120835735 gene encoding PAK4-inhibitor inka1, whose protein sequence is MRGEEMLCDCLREQMQYMMRSLQDLKHLRKACPAARRPLSTQLPAVAHHSALARACQQRALQREHRARLRMSDASTASTYDSACCLASHLEEDEDSVSRRLESPSSQKSFEFDSGYSEASWQDEGVVLRRTRNVRVSSSACLRTNRAPSGRIRPKSTSDACLERWTSFEVGDPEDWTNSLLTRGRNRQPLVLGDNSFADLIQNWMDLPDCPEPKELKQSSRSRQGGFFVNMRRKLAGFSRSVEDKVKMRSTDPDHINRTANAPKRLSCPVVASTPKVPFFHQSYSGINEIDNDFYHFAALLKSRSRQPIICQDIIGHV, encoded by the exons atgagaggagaggagatg CTCTGCGACTGCTTACGGGAGCAGATGCAGTACATGATGAGGTCACTGCAAGACCTGAAACATCTGCGTAAAGCCTGCCCAGCTGCCAGACGCCCCCTCAGCACCCAGCTGCCAGCTGTAGCGCACCACTCTGCGTTGGCACGTGCCTGTCAGCAGCGAGCACTGCAGCGAGAGCATCGCGCTCGCCTGCGGATGTCCGATGCCAGCACGGCCAGCACTTACGACTCGGCGTGCTGCCTGGCGAGTCACctcgaggaggatgaggacagCGTGAGCCGCCGGCTGGAGTCCCCCAGCAGTCAGAAAAGTTTTGAGTTTGACTCGGGTTACTCCGAGGCGTCGTGGCAGGACGAAGGGGTGGTTCTCAGGAGGACGCGCAATGTGCGGGTGTCATCTTCGGCCTGCCTGCGCACCAACAGAGCACCGAGTGGACGCATTCGACCCAAATCCACGTCCGACGCCTGCCTGGAGAGGTGGACGTCGTTTGAGGTCGGCGACCCGGAGGACTGGACCAACTCTCTGTTGACCAGAGGACGCAACCGCCAACCTCTGGTGCTGGGTGACAACAGCTTTGCAGACCTCATACAGAACTGGATGGACTTGCCAGATTGTCCCGAGCCCAAAGAGCTGAAACAAAGTTCAAGGAGTAGACAGGGAGGTTTCTTCGTCAACATGAGGAGGAAACTGGCTGGGTTTTCCAGGAGTGTGGAGGACAAGGTGAAGATGAGATCTACAGACCCTGATCACATTAACAGAACTGCAAATGCCCCAAAACGTCTGTCCTGTCCAGTGGTGGCGTCGACGCCAAAAGTCCCCTTTTTCCACCAGTCTTACTCCGGCATCAATGAGATTGACAATGATTTTTACCACTTTGCTGCCCTCCTGAAGTCCCGCAGCCGACAGCCCATAATCTGCCAAGACATCATTGGCCATGTGTGA